The genomic segment CGACTCCACTGAAACAGTCGTAAGTGGAGCCGAAACTCCACGCGCGGACACTCTTATTATAAAGCCAAGGCCAAACTCAGGAATTTGGGTTTCCGATACTCGGGAGACGGAGAAACTTATCGCTGAAGATATCGCTGATTTTGTCCAGGTTCTCCCTAATATTGTTCCACTTGATTACGGCAGTCTGGGCCAAGTATCGCCATTTTCTTTTAGAGGCTCAACCCCGCAGCAAACAGGCATCTGGCTGGATGCTTTAAACCTGGAAAACCCGATTAGCGGTTTTGTACCAACGACGGTGATTCCGATCAATTTAATAGAAGATTTTACCGTTCGCGGTGCGGATTCTTTTGCTCCTTTTGGGACTCAATCACCAGGAGGCTTACTGAATGTTAATTCTCTTAAATTCGAAGGTAAACAACCTTACTCAAAGGTAAACTTTCGGGCGGGCAGTTGGGGGTATAGCGACCTGGGGATCCTTTTTGCGTTGCCAATCACAAGAAATGTTAATTTCACGTTCTCGGGTAAGCGCCAGGAATTCGATGGATTTGAATTTAACAGAACTCATACCGGCTCCAAAATTTTTGGCAGAGTTTCATTTCAACCGCACTCAAAAATAGAATTAAACTACACCGCTTTTTTAAACAAAAATGAGTTTGAAATCCCCGCGCCTTTACTGCCGGATTTTGTGCCTTTAACATCCGGAGCCAAACGAAAAGACAAGCGTTTTGATCAGGTCCTGTCTTTAAAACTGGGAAGTCTTTCGGAAGAGAATAAACTCCTTAATGCCAGTTTGTTTTTTTCAACAATTCAAGAGCAGTCGATTGCAGATTCGGTTGCATTTAAGCCTCGAAACATGACTATCGGCACAAGAATTCAACAGCAATTAATCGCGGGCAATCACCTTTTTGGTTTCGGGGCAGAATTTAAAACAGATGTCCTCTCCAGCCCTCGATTAGGAGATCATACTGATAAGTTTGGACGGGTCTTTATTCAGGCTGATTTTCTTTTGGCCGATAAATGGCGCCTGGGATTGCAACTGAACTTAGAGAGCAAAAACGATTATCCAATTAGGTTTAACCCGGCTGTGTTTTTCTACTACGAACCTACAGAAATCAACAAAATGTGGGTGGGTGTCCGGCGGGCGAGGCGTTATCCAAGCTTTGTGGAACGCTTCTGGCCAACCCCGGATTTTCTTGGAGATCCCGAACTC from the candidate division KSB1 bacterium genome contains:
- a CDS encoding TonB-dependent receptor; its protein translation is MKNFNWQVGYFLLVLFHFTINFAYPQETDSTETVVSGAETPRADTLIIKPRPNSGIWVSDTRETEKLIAEDIADFVQVLPNIVPLDYGSLGQVSPFSFRGSTPQQTGIWLDALNLENPISGFVPTTVIPINLIEDFTVRGADSFAPFGTQSPGGLLNVNSLKFEGKQPYSKVNFRAGSWGYSDLGILFALPITRNVNFTFSGKRQEFDGFEFNRTHTGSKIFGRVSFQPHSKIELNYTAFLNKNEFEIPAPLLPDFVPLTSGAKRKDKRFDQVLSLKLGSLSEENKLLNASLFFSTIQEQSIADSVAFKPRNMTIGTRIQQQLIAGNHLFGFGAEFKTDVLSSPRLGDHTDKFGRVFIQADFLLADKWRLGLQLNLESKNDYPIRFNPAVFFYYEPTEINKMWVGVRRARRYPSFVERFWPTPDFLGDPELSAETSSSFELGISLNSDDVQVHAAVFLQQVDSWIGNTVLKNLADFGPANLDKRTVLGHDFKFIWKYFKGGEFGFVGSYLTVAEPGPSKRLQVPEISIYSYLDLGRQMFENYVYVNLR